A genomic window from Salvia miltiorrhiza cultivar Shanhuang (shh) chromosome 5, IMPLAD_Smil_shh, whole genome shotgun sequence includes:
- the LOC131024543 gene encoding exonuclease 1-like, with the protein MGINNLLKFMKPYVESVHIKKYAGKRVGIDAYSWLHKGAYSCSMEVSLDMEGDKKYQFLQYFMHRISMLRHYKITPVVVFDGGSIPCKAATEDERHRRRKTNRNMAMEKLKEGDTNAASELFQRAVSITPQMAHQLIQILRSENIEFVVAPYEADAQLAYLSSLETEKGGIVAIISEDSDLLAYGCPAVVFKMDRYGNGEEIILEKALNVAGCKPSFMNFDRELFTGMCILAGCDFLPSVPGIGIVKAYNLVAKYRNLDRVLSVLKFEKGKVVPEDYPIAFKQALAVFQHARVYDAASKKLKPLNPLAPELLHGDLDFLGPDLSPSIAVAIAEGNLDPCTMEAFNHFPQPGYKHNLSFPDSASQLSTQEEATGSMQEGCFTVVSCHKTVKKRIRGNMPLDAMKSSSEGKQMPMVREEVLHKSETLALKKLGFPSRNELSVQKEQSLLRFTPNIPCNNPFKKRKNDNEVQLNQAMASATEEQASEEAMASATEVEKSEIFRATQESDESIDSKLIKPKGKKLGEKLSKQSDCNHVTSKRCSILNFFSRV; encoded by the exons ATGGGCATAAATAATCTTCTGAAATTCATGAAGCCCTATGTTGAATCCGTCCACATCAAGAAATATGCTGGGAAACGG GTGGGTATTGATGCATATTCATGGCTTCACAAAGGAG CTTATTCATGCAGCATGGAGGTAAGTCTGGACATGGAAGGGGATAAAAAATACCAGTTCTTACAGTATTTTATGCATCGGATTAGCATGCTTCGACACTACAAGATTACTCCGGTAGTTGTTTTTGATGGGGGGAGCATCCCATGTAAGGCCGCTACTGAAGATGAGAGGCACAG GAGAAGAAAGACTAATAGAAATATGGCTATGGAAAAGCTGAAGGAGGGTGATACTAATGCAGCCTCTGAGCTTTTCCAG AGAGCTGTGAGCATAACCCCTCAGATGGCACACCAACTGATCCAG attttaagATCAGAGAATATTGAATTTGTTGTAGCTCCATATGAGGCAGATGCACAACTGGCATATCTTTCAAGTCTTGAAACTGAAAAGGGTGGCATTGTAGCAATAATTTCAGAGGATAGCGATTTGCTGGCATACGGTTGCCCAGCT GTAGTGTTTAAGATGGACCGATATGGCAATGGTGAAGAGATAATACTTGAAAAGGCTCTAAATGTTGCTGGTTGTAAACCATCCTTCATGAATTTTGACAGAGAATTGTTCACAG gtATGTGTATATTGGCTGGTTGTGATTTCCTTCCATCCGTGCCTGGAATTGGAATTGTCAAAGCTTACAACTTGGTAGCCAAGTATCGAAATTTAGACCGT GTTCTGTCAGTGCTCAAGTTTGAAAAGGGAAAAGTAGTGCCTGAAGATTATCCCATAGCTTTCAAACAAGCATTGGCAGTCTTCCAACATGCCCGAGT TTACGATGCAGCTTCAAAGAAACTGAAACCACTCAATCCTCTTGCGCCTGAGCTTTTGCACGGGGACCTTGATTTCTTGGGGCC AGACTTATCCCCTTCCATAGCAGTCGCGATTGCTGAAGGTAACCTGGATCCTTGTACAATGGAGGCTTTCAACCACTTCCCTCAACCCGGATATAAGCACAATCTCAGTTTTCCAGATTCTGCCAGCCAACTGTCGACACAAGAAGAAGCTACCGGATCAATGCAAGAAGGATGTTTTACTGTAGTTTCCTGCCACAAAACTGTCAAAAAGAGAATTAGAG GTAATATGCCACTTGATGCGATGAAAAGTTCATCAGAAGGGAAGCAAATGCCAATGGTCAGAGAGGAAGTACTGCACAAAAGTGAAACTTTAGCCCTCAAAAAGCTCGGTTTCCCTTCCAGAAACGAACTGTCTGTACAAAAAGAACAATCCCTTCTTAGATTCACTCCAAACATCCCATGTAACAATCCCTTCAAGAAACGGAAAAATGACAACGAAGTGCAGCTGAATCAGGCAATGGCTAGTGCTACTGAGGAACAAGCTTCTGAGGAAGCAATGGCTAGTGCTACTGAGGTTGAGAAGTCAGAAATCTTTCGTGCAACTCAGGAATCAGATGAAAGCATAGATTCTAAATTAATCAAGCCAAAAGGCAAAAAATTAGGTGAAAAGCTATCAAAACAAAGTGATTGCAACCATGTAACATCTAAAAGATGTAGCATACTAAATTTCTTCTCTCGAGTGTAA